The following proteins come from a genomic window of Iamia sp. SCSIO 61187:
- the carA gene encoding glutamine-hydrolyzing carbamoyl-phosphate synthase small subunit — translation MTRRDVRPALLVLADGEVFEGEALGATPPTGIATGEVVFNTVLSGYQEVLSDPSYAGQIITFTYPHIGNYGVTRHDDESVRPFCRGVIVREPARRRSSWRSEGDLDAWLVHHGVAGIGGIDTRRLTRHIRDRGAAPGAFGPLGEAPDGTVVDEAALRAAAATETGTDGVDLVAQVSTAEAYTVGDGPRRVVAYDLGIKTTILRHLSTLATVEVVPAATTAEEVLARQPDGVFLSNGPGDPEMVPYVADAVRGLLGEVPLFGICLGNQVLGLAVGADTVKLPFGHHGGNHPVRDVRSGRIDITSQNHNFAVAADTLPSNAELTHVNLNDGVCEGFALPRERAFSVQHHPEAGPGPHDASHLFAAFAALMDGAGQPESR, via the coding sequence TTGACCCGACGTGACGTGCGCCCGGCGCTGCTGGTGCTGGCCGACGGTGAGGTGTTCGAGGGCGAGGCCCTCGGCGCCACGCCCCCGACCGGGATCGCCACCGGCGAGGTCGTCTTCAACACCGTGCTGTCCGGCTACCAGGAGGTGCTGTCCGACCCCTCCTACGCCGGCCAGATCATCACCTTCACCTACCCCCACATCGGGAACTACGGGGTCACGCGCCACGACGACGAGAGCGTCCGGCCCTTCTGCCGGGGCGTGATCGTGCGGGAGCCGGCCCGGCGGCGGTCGAGCTGGCGCAGCGAGGGCGACCTCGACGCCTGGCTCGTCCACCACGGCGTCGCCGGCATCGGCGGCATCGACACCCGGCGCCTGACCCGGCACATCCGCGACCGGGGCGCGGCCCCGGGGGCCTTCGGCCCCCTGGGCGAGGCCCCCGACGGCACCGTCGTCGACGAGGCCGCCCTGCGGGCCGCCGCGGCCACCGAGACCGGCACCGACGGCGTCGACCTGGTGGCTCAGGTGAGCACGGCCGAGGCCTACACCGTCGGCGACGGTCCCCGCCGGGTCGTGGCCTACGACCTCGGCATCAAGACCACGATCCTGCGCCACCTGTCGACCCTCGCCACCGTCGAGGTCGTCCCCGCCGCCACCACCGCCGAGGAGGTGCTGGCCCGCCAGCCCGACGGTGTCTTCCTCTCCAACGGCCCCGGCGACCCGGAGATGGTCCCCTACGTGGCCGACGCCGTGCGGGGCCTGCTGGGCGAGGTGCCGCTGTTCGGCATCTGCCTGGGGAACCAGGTCCTGGGCCTGGCCGTCGGCGCCGACACGGTCAAGCTCCCGTTCGGCCACCACGGGGGCAACCACCCCGTCCGCGACGTGCGGTCCGGTCGCATCGACATCACCAGCCAGAACCACAACTTCGCGGTGGCCGCCGACACCCTGCCGTCGAACGCCGAGCTGACCCACGTCAACCTCAACGACGGCGTGTGCGAGGGCTTCGCCCTGCCCCGGGAGCGGGCCTTCAGCGTGCAGCACCACCCCGAGGCCGGCCCCGGCCCCCACGACGCCTCCCACCTGTTCGCCGCCTTCGCCGCCCTCATGGACGGCGCCGGCCAGCCCGAGAGCCGCTGA
- the carB gene encoding carbamoyl-phosphate synthase large subunit, which yields MPKRTDIESILLIGSGPIVIGQACEFDYSGTQACRVLREEGYRVILANSNPATIMTDPDFADATYVEPLDVDVLAKIIEKERPDAVLPTLGGQTALNLAMELFEAGLVGVPGTPELIGANAEAIATAENREQFKVAMTEIGLSVPASGTAAPDEGMRAAHVPKAQQVKAAMERAREVVADIGLPVVIRPAYILGGKGTGIASTPEEFERLAALGLDASPITEILIEKSIAGWKEYELEVMRDRADNCVIICSIENLDPMGVHTGDSITVAPAQTLSDVEYQTMRDAAFACLRRVGVETGGSNVQFALNPEDGAMVVIEMNPRVSRSSALASKATGFPIAKIAARLAVGYTLDEIPNDITRATPASFEPVIDYVVTKVPRWAFEKFPGQSPTLGTQMQSVGEAMAIGRTFPESLQKALRSLEQGKLGLNCDPAEAGLDDLSDEDLLAAAAIGTPDRPFQLEAALRRGMTIDQVAAATRVDPWFLDQMSLIVEERAHLTGVGSAGMDRTAWRRAKRLGFGDAQLAWLWGEDEADVRAARRAAGVHPTYKTVDTCAAEFAAETPYHYSTWEDTDEVRPSAKPKVVILGSGPNRIGQGIEFDYCCVHASFALRDAGFETVMVNCNPETVSTDYDTSDRLYFEPLTTEDVEHVLAAEAAHGDLRGVIVSLGGQTPLKLADDIDPALVLGTSPASIDLAEDRDRWNALCDQLGIPQPAGGTAVTVEEAHAITSEIGYPALVRPSYVLGGRAMEIVYDDDQLRRAMAELSGFGTLGREGGLSAERPVLVDRFLEDATEVDVDALRDATGEVVIGAVMEHVEEAGVHSGDSACAIPPYSLDPATVTVIETHTRRIAEALGVVGLINVQFAVRSEAGADGVTRDAVYVIEANPRASRTVPFVAKATGVPLVKVAARLMVGATLEELRQEGLLQAPIGGHVAVKEAVLPFNRFPDADRVLGPEMRSTGEVMGIDETFGLAFAKAQIAAGDRLPAGGCVFLSLADRDKPGGVVAARRLLDLGFTIAATAGTAAALHEAGIEVAEVLGKLGVDEGRTAVDLIEEGTCTLVVNSPKGRGPRADGAYIRTAAGVAGIPILTTAAAALAAAEGMADWRAHPLQVRSLQELHARGRALQ from the coding sequence ATGCCCAAGCGCACCGACATCGAGTCGATCCTGCTGATCGGGTCCGGCCCCATCGTCATCGGCCAGGCCTGCGAGTTCGACTACAGCGGCACCCAGGCGTGCCGGGTCCTCCGCGAGGAGGGCTACCGGGTGATCCTGGCCAACTCGAACCCGGCCACGATCATGACCGACCCCGACTTCGCCGACGCCACCTACGTCGAGCCCCTCGACGTCGACGTGCTGGCGAAGATCATCGAGAAGGAGCGCCCCGACGCGGTGCTCCCGACGCTCGGGGGCCAGACCGCCCTCAACCTGGCCATGGAGCTGTTCGAGGCCGGCCTGGTGGGCGTCCCGGGCACGCCCGAGCTCATCGGCGCCAACGCCGAGGCCATCGCCACGGCCGAGAACCGCGAGCAGTTCAAGGTGGCCATGACCGAGATCGGGCTGTCGGTCCCGGCCTCGGGCACGGCGGCCCCCGACGAGGGCATGCGGGCCGCGCACGTGCCCAAGGCCCAGCAGGTCAAGGCGGCGATGGAGCGGGCCCGGGAGGTGGTGGCCGACATCGGCCTCCCCGTCGTGATCCGCCCCGCCTACATCCTCGGGGGCAAGGGCACCGGCATCGCCTCGACCCCCGAGGAGTTCGAGCGCCTCGCCGCCCTCGGCCTCGATGCCAGCCCCATCACCGAGATCCTCATCGAGAAGTCGATCGCGGGGTGGAAGGAGTACGAGCTGGAGGTCATGCGGGACCGGGCCGACAACTGCGTGATCATCTGCTCGATCGAGAACCTCGACCCCATGGGCGTGCACACCGGTGACTCGATCACCGTGGCCCCGGCCCAGACGCTGTCGGACGTCGAGTACCAGACGATGCGCGACGCCGCCTTCGCCTGCCTGCGCCGGGTGGGGGTGGAGACCGGCGGCTCGAACGTCCAGTTCGCCCTCAACCCCGAGGACGGGGCCATGGTCGTCATCGAGATGAACCCCCGGGTGAGCCGCAGCTCGGCCCTGGCGTCGAAGGCGACCGGGTTCCCGATCGCCAAGATCGCCGCCCGCCTCGCCGTCGGCTACACGCTCGACGAGATCCCCAACGACATCACCCGGGCCACCCCGGCCAGCTTCGAGCCGGTCATCGACTACGTCGTCACCAAGGTCCCGCGCTGGGCGTTCGAGAAGTTCCCGGGCCAGTCGCCGACCCTCGGGACCCAGATGCAGTCGGTGGGCGAGGCCATGGCCATCGGCCGGACCTTCCCCGAGTCGCTCCAGAAGGCGCTGCGCTCGCTCGAGCAGGGGAAGCTGGGCCTCAACTGCGACCCGGCCGAGGCCGGCCTCGACGACCTGTCCGACGAGGACCTCCTGGCCGCGGCCGCCATCGGCACCCCCGACCGGCCCTTCCAGCTCGAGGCCGCCCTCCGTCGGGGCATGACGATCGACCAGGTGGCGGCGGCGACGCGGGTCGATCCCTGGTTCCTCGACCAGATGTCGCTCATCGTCGAGGAGCGCGCCCACCTCACCGGCGTGGGCTCGGCCGGCATGGACCGGACCGCCTGGCGTCGGGCCAAGCGCCTCGGCTTCGGCGACGCCCAGCTGGCGTGGCTGTGGGGCGAGGACGAGGCCGACGTGCGGGCCGCCCGCCGGGCCGCCGGCGTCCACCCGACGTACAAGACCGTCGACACCTGCGCCGCCGAGTTCGCGGCCGAGACGCCGTACCACTACTCGACCTGGGAGGACACCGACGAGGTGCGGCCCAGCGCCAAGCCGAAGGTCGTCATCCTCGGCTCGGGCCCGAACCGCATCGGCCAGGGCATCGAGTTCGACTACTGCTGCGTCCACGCCAGCTTCGCCCTCCGCGACGCCGGCTTCGAGACGGTCATGGTCAACTGCAACCCCGAGACGGTGTCGACCGACTACGACACCTCGGACCGCCTGTACTTCGAGCCCCTCACGACCGAGGACGTGGAGCACGTGCTCGCCGCCGAGGCCGCCCACGGTGACCTGCGGGGCGTGATCGTCAGCCTCGGCGGGCAGACGCCGCTGAAGCTGGCCGACGACATCGACCCCGCCCTGGTGCTCGGCACCAGCCCGGCGTCGATCGACCTGGCCGAGGACCGCGACCGCTGGAACGCCCTCTGCGACCAGCTGGGCATCCCCCAGCCCGCCGGCGGCACCGCCGTCACCGTCGAGGAGGCCCACGCCATCACCTCCGAGATCGGCTACCCGGCCCTGGTCCGCCCCAGCTACGTGCTCGGCGGGCGGGCCATGGAGATCGTCTACGACGACGACCAGCTGCGGCGGGCCATGGCCGAGCTCTCCGGCTTCGGCACCCTCGGCCGCGAGGGCGGGCTGTCGGCCGAGCGCCCCGTCCTCGTCGACCGCTTCCTCGAGGACGCCACCGAGGTCGACGTCGACGCCCTGCGCGACGCCACCGGCGAGGTCGTCATCGGCGCGGTGATGGAGCACGTCGAGGAGGCCGGCGTGCACTCGGGCGACTCCGCCTGCGCCATCCCGCCCTACTCGCTCGACCCGGCCACCGTCACCGTGATCGAGACCCACACCCGGCGCATCGCCGAGGCCCTCGGCGTGGTGGGCCTGATCAACGTGCAGTTCGCCGTCCGCTCCGAGGCCGGCGCCGACGGCGTGACCCGCGACGCGGTGTACGTGATCGAGGCCAACCCCCGGGCCAGCCGCACCGTCCCGTTCGTGGCCAAGGCCACCGGCGTGCCGCTGGTCAAGGTGGCGGCCCGCCTGATGGTCGGCGCCACCCTGGAGGAGCTGCGCCAGGAGGGCCTGCTCCAGGCGCCGATCGGCGGCCACGTGGCGGTGAAGGAGGCGGTGCTGCCCTTCAACCGCTTCCCCGACGCCGATCGGGTGCTGGGGCCGGAGATGCGCTCGACGGGCGAGGTCATGGGCATCGACGAGACCTTCGGCCTGGCCTTCGCCAAGGCCCAGATCGCCGCCGGTGATCGCCTGCCGGCCGGCGGGTGCGTGTTCCTCTCCCTGGCCGATCGGGACAAGCCCGGCGGCGTGGTGGCCGCCCGTCGCCTCCTGGACCTGGGGTTCACCATCGCGGCCACGGCCGGCACCGCTGCGGCCCTGCACGAGGCCGGCATCGAGGTGGCCGAGGTCCTCGGCAAGCTGGGCGTCGACGAGGGCCGGACCGCGGTCGACCTCATCGAGGAGGGCACCTGCACGCTGGTGGTCAACAGCCCCAAGGGTCGCGGCCCCCGTGCCGACGGGGCCTACATCCGCACCGCCGCCGGCGTCGCCGGCATCCCGATCCTCACCACCGCGGCGGCCGCCCTGGCCGCGGCCGAGGGCATGGCCGACTGGCGGGCCCACCCCCTCCAGGTCCGGTCCCTCCAGGAGCTCCACGCCCGGGGCCGGGCCCTCCAGTGA